In Hydractinia symbiolongicarpus strain clone_291-10 chromosome 13, HSymV2.1, whole genome shotgun sequence, a single genomic region encodes these proteins:
- the LOC130623415 gene encoding all-trans-retinol 13,14-reductase-like, with product MICNTIFSSVFFFNVPVLFYLYFLLLQGCIFVTGGFTHTSSAKKGSIFKMILELVMWTVFVASVILLVLWILTSPPADKKVRTAPSNEDVYAKNRFIPSKIPKSPDVIIIGSGMGGNAAASVLSKQGKKVIVLENHDKLGGCTHTFSWSRKNMDDDGHTTCEFDTGCHYTAVDMAFETARSGAVMKYITDGNAKWNDLGDPYDRLVLPHDPNVDEGCPNSDTYKFLCGKDRLIKEITNQINPNETEVPIRLDKFLQFCRSARNTIINMFLVRMCPRWLEPIIAPMTNAYYNYGKLSTGYVLSAMLEHGFSKEDVLAQKELPKDPAKLPNTWNRLKGVMVHPLGDYACQPRESSVVAHALTACYYLNGAAYTDGPTQSIANSCAKVVYEHGGECFVNARVTKIIVKNNKAIGVRVCKATSWEGVKALDKEPEVTEIYAPVIINATGIHNLYNRLLPQDLPVVKDFQRTNKTIPSYGHNYLFVTIKGDADEIGIPKTNTWYFNGYNTDECFDKYFENPTEHRPPTCYLGFPCTKDPTWKKRFPGISNCILISDSKYEWFEKWEDMRTHKRGDEYDQYKEKFSDKLLEVLYEKVPQVKGKVLWYECGTPISDSNFLLSYRGGSYGTRCNLDFSSRESSRWVMRPDTEIQNLYIAGQDAWTPAVAGAMYGGLLGAIKVIGFFKGIGVLYTIMRQQAGDIQKKTGWSYPTCFVKAVQIFFGDTPERFE from the exons ATGATTTGCAATACTATTTTTTcgagtgttttcttttttaatgtgcCTGttctgttttatttatatttcctTTTGCTACAAGGTTGCATTTTTGTAACAGGTGGATTCACACACACAAGTAGCGCAAAAAAGG GtagcatttttaaaatgattcttGAACTTGTTATGTGGACAGTTTTTGTCGCTTCTGTCATTTTGCTGGTTTTATGGATCTTGACATCGCCACCTGCTGATAAGAAAGTTCGTACTGCACCAAGCAATGAAGATGTCTATGCAAAAAATCGATTTATTCCATCAAAAATACCAAAAAGTCCAGATGTCATTATTATTGGATCTGGTATGGGTGGAAATGCAGCAGCTTCTGTTTTAAGTAAACAAGGAAAGAAAGTGATTGTGTTGGAAAACCATGATAAATTAGGTGGCTGTACACATACATTCTCATGGTCACGTAAAAATATGGATGACGACGGACATACTACGTGTGAATTTGATACTGGCTGTCACTACACTGCTGTTGATATGGCTTTCGAAACTGCACGTTCAGGTGCTGTAATGAAATATATTACTGATGGCAATGCAAAGTGGAATGATCTTGGTGACCCTTACGATAGATTAGTTTTACCTCATGACCCAAATGTTGATGAAGGTTGTCCCAATAGTGACACCTACAAATTCCTTTGCGGAAAAGATCGACTTATCAAAGAAATCACAAATCAAATTAATCCAAATGAAACAGAAGTTCCCATACGTCTTGACAAATTTCTCCAGTTTTGTAGGAGTGCTCGGAACACTATTATAAATATGTTTTTGGTTAGAATGTGTCCAAGATGGCTTGAGCCTATTATTGCTCCAATGACAAATGCATACTACAATTATGGTAAACTCAGTACAGGATATGTCCTAAGTGCAATGTTAGAACATGGATTTTCTAAAGAAGATGTCCTTGCACAAAAAGAATTACCCAAAGATCCTGCTAAATTACCAAACACCTGGAATCGATTGAAAG GAGTAATGGTACACCCACTGGGAGATTATGCATGTCAGCCAAGGGAATCGTCTGTTGTCGCTCATGCTTTGACAGCTTGCTATTATTTAAATGGGGCCGCTTATACAGATGGGCCAACTCAATCAATTGCAAATTCCTGTGCAAAG GTTGTGTATGAACATGGTGGTGAATGCTTTGTGAATGCTCGTGTAACCAAGATTATTGTGAAAAATAACAAAGCTATTGGTGTTCGTGTTTGTAAAGCTACATCGTGGGAGGGTGTTAAAGCTTTGGATAAGGAACCAGAAGTAACTGAAATATATGCGCCAGTAATCATCAACGCTACTGGCATTCATAATTTATACAACAGATTACTGCCACAAGATCTACCAGTAGTAAAAGACTTTCAGCGAACCAATAAAACTATTCCTTCCTATGGACATAACTATCTGTTTGTAACAATCAAGG GTGATGCTGATGAGATTGGTATCCCTAAAACCAACACATGGTATTTCAATGGATATAACACAGATGAATGTTTcgataaatattttgaaaatccAACTGAGCACAGACCTCCAACTTGTTATCTGGGCTTCCCCTGCACCAAA GACCCAACTTGGAAAAAACGATTTCCTGGGATATCCAATTGCATTTTAATTTCTGATTCGAAATATGAATGGTTTGAAAAATGGGAGGATATGAGAACACACAAACGTGGAGATGAGTATGATCAGTACAAAGAAAAGTTCAGTGACAAATTGTTGGAAGTTTTGTATGAAAAG GTACCTCAAGTTAAGGGGAAGGTGTTATGGTATGAATGCGGCACTCCAATCTCAGATTCCAACTTTTTATTGTCTTACCGTGGCGGATCTTACGGTACACGATGCAATCTCGATTTTTCCAGTCGTGAATCATCACGTTGGGTAATGAGACCAGATACCGAAATTCAGAATTTATATATCGCAGGGCAAGATGCTTGGACACCAGCTGTGGCAGGAGCGATGTATGGAGGCTTGTTAGGCGCTATAAAG gtGATTGGCTTCTTTAAAGGTATTGGTGTGTTGTATACTATCATGCGCCAACAAGCAGGTGACATACAAAAGAAGACTGGCTGGTCCTACCCAACATGCTTTGTAAAAGCTGTTCAAATTTTCTTTGGTGACACACCAGAGAGATTCGAGTAA
- the LOC130623416 gene encoding all-trans-retinol 13,14-reductase-like — MFLEACMYTIFLASLILLVLWILTSPPKSKKVRVASNEEVYAKQRFLSSKIPKNPDVIVIGSGMGGNAAASILSKFGKKVVVLEHHDKLGGCTHTFSWSRANMDGSGHTTCEFDTGCHYTAVDMSLETARSGCVMKYVTDGQAKWNNLGDPYDRVVFPYDTSVDDGCPNNDAYQFLCGRDRLIKEITNQINPDEPLVPIRIRAFLDFCNKAQSTIVRMFLVRIFPRWAESFMNGLLSPFYQYGKLTTSYVLSAILEHGMDEEQVLQQTPLPKQPAVPLPNTWNRLKGVMVHPLGDYACQPGDSTIIAHSLTACYYINGAAYTDGPTQTIANSTAKIVYEQGGQCFVNAHVDEILIKNNKAVGVRVCKSSSWESAKSLDEKPEMTEIYAPVIVNATGMHNLYHRLLPQELPIVSEFKNTNKAVPSFGHNYLFVAIQGDAEEVGIPKTNTWYFNGYDTDGCFDRYFADPTNHRPPTVYLGFPCTKDPTWKKRFPGISNCILISDSKYEWFEKWEDMRTHKRGDEYDQYKEKFAEKLLEVLYDKVPQVKGKVLWYECGTPISDSNFLQSYKGGSYGTRCNLEFSNRDNSRWLMRGDTEIEGLYMAGQDAWTPAVAGAMYGGLLGAMKVLGFWQGLGVLVTIIRQQAGDIQKKTRSSYLSCLRRAVKIFFGGAPVEFQYEDTEWVG; from the exons ATGTTTCTGGAAGCATGTATGTACACCATCTTTCTGGCTTCTCTCATCCTACTTGTGTTATGGATTCTCACATCACCTCCTAAGTCAAAAAAAGTTCGAGTAGCAAGCAATGAAGAAGTTTACGCTAAACAGCGTTTCTTGAGTtccaaaattccaaaaaatccGGATGTTATTGTCATAGGTTCAGGAATGGGAGGTAATGCTGCTGCTTCGATACTTAGTAAGTTTGGCAAGAAGGTCGTTGTTCTTGAGCACCATGATAAACTAGGTGGCTGTACGCATACTTTTTCGTGGTCGCGTGCAAACATGGATGGAAGTGGTCACACGACTTGTGAGTTTGATACTGGTTGTCATTACACGGCAGTCGATATGTCTTTGGAAACAGCTCGTTCAGGATGTGTTATGAAGTACGTCACGGATGGTCAAGCAAAATGGAACAATCTTGGCGACCCTTATGATAGAGTTGTATTTCCTTACGACACAAGTGTTGATGATGGGTGCCCGAATAATGATGCATATCAATTTCTTTGCGGGAGAGATCGTTTAATCAAGGAGATAACGAATCAAATTAATCCAGATGAACCACTAGTTCCAATCCGTATACGCGCTTTTCTTGACTTTTGCAACAAAGCTCAAAGTACAATCGTAAGAATGTTTTTAGTCCGTATTTTTCCACGTTGGGCGGAAAGCTTTATGAACGGCCTCTTGTCGCCATTTTATCAGTACGGTAAACTGACTACCTCGTACGTGCTCAGTGCGATATTAGAACATGGTATGGACGAAGAGCAGGTTCTTCAGCAAACTCCTTTACCAAAGCAACCAGCAGTTCCTCTCCCTAATACATGGAATCGATTAAAAG GAGTTATGGTCCATCCACTTGGTGATTACGCATGTCAACCTGGTGATTCAACTATCATTGCCCATTCGCTTACAGCGTGTTATTACATAAATGGCGCGGCATACACGGACGGCCCGACACAAACGATAGCAAATTCTACCGCAAAG atTGTTTACGAACAAGGTGGACAATGCTTTGTAAATGCACATGTTGACGAAATtctaatcaaaaataacaaAGCCGTTGGAGTGCGAGTTTGTAAATCTTCTTCTTGGGAGAGTGCAAAATCACTGGATGAAAAACCAGAAATGACGGAAATCTACGCTCCGGTGATAGTAAACGCAACTGGAATGCACAATTTGTATCATCGACTTTTGCCTCAAGAGTTACCAATCGTATCTGAATTCAAGAACACGAACAAGGCTGTACCATCTTTTGGTCATAATTATCTTTTTGTAGCCATTCAAG GAGATGCAGAGGAGGTTGGAATTCCCAAAACAAACACATGGTACTTTAATGGCTACGATACTGATGGTTGTTTTGATAGATATTTTGCTGACCCGACAAACCACAGACCACCTACAGTGTACCTTGGTTTTCCATGCACTAAG GACCCAACTTGGAAGAAACGATTTCCTGGGATATCTAATTGTATTTTGATTTCTGATTCGAAATATGAGTGGTTTGAAAAATGGGAGGATATGAGAACTCACAAGCGTGGAGATGAGTATGATCAGTACAAAGAAAAGTTTGCAGAGAAATTATTAGAAGTGCTATATGATAAG GTTCCACAGGTGAAGGGAAAGGTTTTGTGGTATGAATGCGGTACACCAATATCAGATTCAAACTTCTTGCAGTCATACAAGGGTGGATCATACGGCACACGATGTAACTTAGAATTTTCAAATCGTGACAACTCACGTTGGTTGATGCGTGGTGACACGGAAATTGAAGGCTTGTACATGGCGGGACAAGACGCTTGGACGCCAGCGGTTGCAGGCGCAATGTATGGTGGCCTATTGGGCGCTATGAAG GTTTTAGGATTCTGGCAAGGATTAGGAGTCCTGGTAACAATTATTCGTCAGCAAGCTGGAGATATCCAAAAGAAAACTCGATCTAGCTACCTATCATGTCTAAGAAGAGCGGTGAAAATCTTCTTCGGTGGCGCTCCC GTTGAGTTTCAATATGAAGACACAGAATGGGTGGGATGA